DNA from Strigops habroptila isolate Jane chromosome 6, bStrHab1.2.pri, whole genome shotgun sequence:
GAGTTTGAGAATGTAGAAAGCGCAAAGAAATGCGTAACGTTTGCAGCGGATGAACCTGTGTACATTGCTGGACAGCAGGCTTTTTTCAACTACTCAACAAGTAAGAGGATTACTCGGCCAGGGAACACTGATGACCCATCTGGTGGAAATAAAGTTCTCCTGTTGTCAATTCAGAATCCTCTCTACCCAATTACAGTGgtatgtttcttctttttttctctttttctttataaaataataaaaggcagggagcagcaatCTCTATTACATTATTTCCATTGTTTACCATTTGTTAAAATTATACACGCTTAACTTGAGTCAGGAATTAAATTCACATACCAAAGGTGTCCACCATCTTCACAAAAGTAACAGGCATGTTCTGGAAAAAAGGTTTTTTGGGGTGATTCAGTCTCGTACAGGTATTTTGCAATACATTTGAAGGCTGCAGTGGTCAGGATCTCGAAATGTTTAAGTTACTGTGTGCTTTGGAAATATTGCCAAACGTGTTGCCATAGTATCAAGAATGTCATTTAGAGTTTTTAGGCTGTGAGTGGTGTAAGTTTAAATAGCAATATTGTTTTCCGGTCTCAGGGGTTATTATGCAGTCCTTCATTCTGAAGTATTTCCTTTGTGGGAACTGGAAATCTTTATTTGTTGATTATCAACTGGAGTTTGATGGAATCTTCGTCACTTTTATTTCGGCTGATACATTCTGCTTTTCGGTATTTCAAGTCATACCGTATATATCGGTTGCATCCTAATTTATTGCCATCTGTTTATGGCACACGTGCATTTTTTAATgatacagattattttttgctAGTCTTTAAGAACACGTTTTCTCATGCACTGAATGCTTatatttttcatagaaatttTATAGTACACATTGAATTGCACAGAAATATGccatgaaaaaattaaaagtctACTTTAAGCAGACTTGTAATTCTGTGATACAAGCATAAGTTACTTGTTTTTAGGGAAATATATGGGATAGTATGGATCAGTCAAAGTGTCCGGGTTGTGTGGAACCATATAACTTAAAGCAAGCATTAAGTTTTGCTAATGTGATGTATATTATGGCGGCAAGTTGATTGAAACTTAGTATTCCTGAAATTGCTTCAAACAGTCAGTTCCATGTCATGCTTTTTGCTTCACTGTATTGTGAATATTGTGATAGGTTTTTGCCTGTTGATTCCTTAATGGatgctgtattatttttctcctgacaGTTTTCCTTATAGAAAAGCATGGCAAGAACGAGGTGCTTTTtcatcagtgtttaaaaatacacctGCTTTGAGCTGTGTGAACAAATCCACTGGAAGTTGAAGTATTCTTTCCATGTGACTGTAATACAATTTTTGGAAACCGAGTTTCATTCATGCATTTGAAATTTGTCTTGCATAAGTGTCTGAGTTGAGTGTAGATGCTTGAGGAAAGTGGTAGCAGAAGCATCCTTATGGGCTGGGAGAGTTTCATGGAGATTCTGAGGATGAAACCTGTAGCACTGTAGCTgcttttcaaaaacaaacactCCCCCCTCaacctcttcctttctgctgcccCCAGCTGTTTGTCTAGAGTATACCAATGATCACTGGGAGCAGACTCCTAGCACCACATTGTAATCCCGGCCTGATGTGCAGTAAGGCGAGCTTTTCTCCTTACTATTTGGTTCCCCTACAGCACTGAAGGTGGAGTGTTAACAATGAGTTTGCATTAATGCAGTGTTTCTTGTCAGAAGGTTTCTCTGCCTTaagggaagcagcacagcaaccACTTTGCAGTGTCTTTGATGCAGGTGAATAAAAGTGAAATTCTCCTTTTGGTAAGCTACCTAAGCTTACATCATGGACTACACCCAGCTACTCTTCTGAAAGTGAACatgaacaattaaaaaaaccccttttaaccttatgaaatgaaatgttccATAACTACAGCGTCACTTCGtctctttttgctttggtaAAAATACTGCAATGCATGCTTAAAAGGGAGCATAGGTTGAGACATGGATGGAATTAATGGGTTTAACACAGTTGAAGGTACTTGTTTAATGTTTGCATTAGTACTTGTTagagaagtttttccctgtttttcagATTTGACTATCTGTTCTGTATTAATCCATAAAAATGCTAGTCACAAATGTATAAACTGTATAGGGAAAGTTATAAATGAAAAGTGAACAAGCCTTTTCTTTACTCTTTGGCATTTAAATGCCAAtgcaagaaaatgttctgtggaCCTACTGTTTGAAATGTCACATCtgactaaaatatatttttcttcttctttaggATGTCTTGTATACTGTGTGCAACCCTGTTGGAAAAGTGCAGCGCATTGTTATATTCAAGAGAAATGGAATACAAGCTATGGTTGAATATCCTTTTTgagtgtgatttttttgttgtatttgcTGTAAGTTCTTGACTGCAGATGGGATAAATACTGTGGAATTTTGagaccaaattattttttagtttcTATATAAGACATGATGATTTCTATATGTCTGTAAGCACTTTaaacattttatctttataGGAAAAAGACATTGTCAACAATGGTCTTTGTTTTATAACCATGTTTATAGGTGGCCCTAAGGCAGACATGAAATGTGTCATTCGTTTGATAACACGTTATACGCAAAGCTTCATGGCTTCTGCTGGTGTTGATACTCAAGAAATGGGTACAGGATTGCAGAGATGCAGTTTGACTTCTTCAGACTCCTCTAAAATAGTTCTAATATATATTGCTTGCGGCCATCTTAGGCCTCCTTGACCTGTTTATCATGTGTTGGGGAAATTCCCTGCTCTGTTATCCTACTGTTTACTCTATTTGTAGTGTTAAGTTGTACATGGGATGAATGTTCAGAGTTGTTAATGTATTACTGCAGTTTGCAAAGTCCAAAGTCTGATATGATTATACCTTAGTTTATAAAACTCTGATAGCCCTCTTCCTAGAGACTGATTACCCTCCATTTCAGAGCTGTTATATGGACAAAATTGTACCAAAGTCTCAGAAATCCTTTTGTAATTTCAGATGCATCTGATGTGGCAGGCTTTACTAGTGGGGTCACTTTGGTAATGTATGTCTTAACCAGTGGTTGCACTAATGATTTGCCAGTCAAAAAGAATTACCCTGACTTCCATAAAAGCAAGCTAATTGCGGTGTATCTATGTAGAAGACTTAACTGTGCATCCTAACAAGCACTAGCGTGACTTACTGTGTATTGAGTTTGTGGTAAGCAAGCAGTATTTTCTGGATCAGGTGACTTGTACAGTTGGGGGTTATTTTGCATCTTGTGAAAGATTAGGGAAGTTGTAGAGAGGATCCTGCATGTAATCTGAGACTACTGTACTTCCGTCCTTTGAATTAAATTCTGCAACATGCCTTTtggcaaaaaacccaaccagcaattgaaagaaaactcaaaatgtGGGCAAAGTAATGCAGCAGTGTAGATGAACAGCTTGGTGGGGGGGAAATAGTGAGCTTTGAGACAAGCCTTGTCTGAAAAGTTCAGAAATTGACACAAATTTCAATGCTAACTGCAGTACCCACTACTTTTGCAGATGTGCTTCCACAGCTCTAGCCAGTGTCCAGCAATTTCTTAGAGGCCTGCAAAACTTAACTCTTCTCACTCTTAAATTCCACAGTGAACCTATATCACCTTAGAAGAAGTTGGGTTGCAGGAATGTGGTAGAACACAAGGGATATGCTACTGGTACAGACTACTTCCAAAATGTCACTAAAATTATATTGCAGGATGGTCTGCTGCAAGGTTCAGGCTCTCTGACACCATATGTTATTGAATGTATGAGATCACGGATTAACATGTGCCAAGGCTCAGGTACATTTTTCTGCTAGTCATAGAACATAAGAGTATGTAGAGGATATGAAGTAACTTACATTTGGAGCCTGGTAAATGTATCTGCCTTGAGCAGTGGGTTTAAGGCAATctgctgcttgtattttttGATGCAAGATGATTATTTATTCACTCAAAGTATTTCTCTTAGTTCCGTGGTTTTATTTGGCTAACAAGCTAAAAAGGATGTacttttttgtagttttttgCTGTAAAGTGATTACTGAGCTCATATTTTCTCTACCCACAGGTCTCTAGCTAATGCTAGTGGTGAAAAGGGATGCGTTGTCTTAAATCACGCCTTCTTGCCCCTGAGCTCTGATCCCTTCCCAAATGCTGCAGCTTGAACTTTCCCTTCAAATATTCTCTAGGCTTGCTGGTAACTTTCTGTGTCTTCTGATGAATATTACTAAATCCACCAGAATATCCCCTTCCAAATGGCATAAGATCAGAGCATAAAGGAAGCTTGCATGTATACTATTCATACTGAAGAATTTACTAATTTATGAACAGTCTCATTATGTGCTGCTTACATCTCAAAACCAGATGGTTAACATAAGTTGAACCCATATATATTTGTTGGTAATTTTTATATTGAAGTTTGTATAGAGATCTTGCATACGATAATGAAATATCTGCAGGCTACAAATATGAAGCCATATGAGAAGGGGCATGAATGAGAcacctgggggaaaaaaatccttaacGTGATGTGTATGTTTGAATCAGTGTTTTGCGCCCAGAAGGCGAAGGCTGCACTCAATGGAGCAGATATCTATGCAGGATGCTGCACACTAAAAATTGAATATGCAAGGGTAATGCTTGGaccttctcttttaattttactagaaaaatatatataatcaaGACTTaaccttttttgcttttactctgTTTGAACAGCCAACTCGACTTAATGTCATTAGAAACGACAATGATAGTTGGGACTACACTAAACCGTATCTGGGCCGACGAGGTAGGTTTTCATATGTTACTGCTGTAGATGTTTGACTGTACTAATGACAATCCTTTATACGTGGTCAGGCTCTATCGCAATAGTCATTTCAAAGTGCTTCTGAAGGCTGTATTCACAAGCCAGGAAATTAACCCTGAGCCCTAGTGCCCCCCTACTGCCGTGTGCTTGAGCCATTTAGTTCAACAAGGAGCCCACACCTCCAAGCACCTTCGCAGTTCTCAAGGACTTGCATTTCTCCAAGCAGCTCTCTCCCTTTGGAGGAGAGGAAACCTGGTACAGACTATTCCTTACAAACTACAAACTTGCACACTGCTTCTCCTTCGAAAGGACTCTTTTCCCCTATGTTGGACGAGGCATTAAGAAGGATAGAGGACTTCAGCAGGCTGACTCTACACTTCATCATGCACCACATCGGCatcagcaaaaaacccccaaacaaacaaacaaaccctctGAAAAAACTCAGACTTGCAATTCACCTTGTCTGCATACTGCATGCACCACCACCACAAGTTTTTAAAGGAGGACACTTTCAGTACTTCAGATTTGTATGGGATGAATAACATGATAAGACTGTACCCATTCTGTTCAAGTTTGTATGTATGCTGGCTTATTTCCCTTAAAATTACAACTGAAAATTTGAGAACCTCCAAAATTAAGAACCTGTCTTGTTGATATCATTGACATTGTAATCTTTTTATTACTTGCTGTATGTGAGAGTTGCATTCAGTCTTAGTGTAAATATTGTCTAGTAGCAGGGACGTTTAATCCTTATCTGTAGACAGTTGGAAATGAGCAGTGCAATATCAGATAGGTCCCCTCAGCTTtatttaagtattaaaatagGGAGATTCATAATTGGTACAGTCATACTGTCTCTTAAATACTCAGCTGTAAAACTTACCAGAGCTTAACTCATGTCAGTGGGAACTATAACTATATATGTAAAGACAAACTGCTGTGTAGCCTAACTCCTGTAaagtgtttattaaaaaaataataatctgtaACTATTGAGTGCAGTGTTCAGTAACTTCTGTACAATAATGTGTGCAATGTAAAGGTAGAAAAGTGAAGACAATGTGTCCAAGATAGATTATCTACTTATGAAAGGCTATATGAGAACCAGGGCTTTGGCCGTCTCAAGTGATACGCACTTTCAGAGTAACTCTGCAGAGACACTGGGCTTGTAAAACTGTTGTACAACTAAAAACTTAGGGCTTGAATTAAGTTCTTGTAAAAAGTTAACAAGGGAGCTACAGTATTGGTTGATTATGACTATTTGTATCAGGattcaattaattttttctcaAATTCCTGAGTTAAAAAAGGGATTTTGAAGAAACTgaagggcaagaaaaaaaaaaatgaagttttgaatttgaaaaatctgaaggATTAATTTGACCCTCGTACCTTTTTATTATTGCAGCGTTCAGAGGCTGAATTGTAAAGTTGTGCATCTAATTACATTATGTAATTGGTCTTCAAAAAGCTATGGCTGTATGAACTAAATGTTCCCCAAGCTAGAGAAAACAGTGGGAAATGAAAAACTCAGGATACATATGGCTTGTTCTTTCTCAAGAACTTTCACTCtactcttttgttttccttttgttacttTGACAGCCTGTCTCTGTACATTTTCTGTACATCACTCTAATACCCataagaggaaaagaattaGACTTATATTTAATACATGAATATACTGTATATAGCATGATTTTTCACTTATTGTGGCCCATTTATCTGGAAAATGGGAATATAATTTTTGAGTGAACACTGAAATGTACTTGAGAAGGCAGGCATCTAGAGCAGTTTTGCCTATAAAGTAATGAAGAGTACTTtggtggttttgctgcttttttgagAGTTTTCATATTTGTGCTATAGCTTAGTCTTGCAACAATGTTGTTTGGCTTTTGAACTTAATGTGACCAAAACTGTAGGGCTCTGACTATTGCAAACAAAGTCTTAGCCCAAAGGAATTTCATTCTGAGGACAGGCATGCTAATACAGGCTTTCAGAATTTCACAAACGCCCCCTCAAATCTTaggaaggaaatgcattttgctCATAGTTCCTATGGTAACATATTACAGACTTGCCTATTGTATTTGTCCACTTAAGTAAGCTTCCTAACAAGTGCCTGCTGCTGTGAACACATACTGCATTAGgctgaatgaaaaaaaaccccacctgaCTCTTAGTGTTCTACTTGCTTTTAGCCAGAAAGCTCAAATTATAGCTTGGaacatttcttttgctggtAATACCAGCAGATGCAGTGACTCAAGGACgtgatttaaaaatgaaagcaaagaacaacaaacccaaaacttaaACAATATTATAAAGAATCTTTcctttcagaattatttttaacacagatcAGTTCTTATGTTTCAATGCTTGTTTTTACAAGTCTTTGTACTGACACAAGTGAGGGACTTCAAGGAAGTAACAAGTATGGAGCAGTGGACTACACCATCATGAGGACGAAATATTTGTCAAACTGTGTTCTCCcagatttctttatttgaagAATATGGTCCTTTATTACTGTGTGCAGTTTCAAAGGATTTAGCTCCACAGACTAGATTTTCCTGAAAGATGATTTTCCTGAAAGATGATTACTGCATACAGTTTAAATGCTCCAAATACTTGATATGACTGCCCATTTGCTTTTTAGAGGCAAGAACCAGAGGTGTTACCCTGAAGAGGGAATGGAAGAACAAAACTTGACAAAAGTAGTCTTTCTTCTATGTATTTGAAAGCATTCGGCACTGTTCTCTCTGCAGGCTTTATTGCCAAAGTAAATATCTGACTTGGAACCTGTCCTCAAAATCCTGAGCAGAAAGGGCAcatgtgttttcatttcccattgTTGTGTTGTCTAATGCAAAtagtttctgttttttcagggGAAGTACCTCCAGCTGCATTGGGCTGGAGTTGCCATTTTCAGCAGTCTTACTTAAATTTCCTGGGAATTGTTGTAAACTGATAAATGTCTTGCCCCATCTTTTCAACGTGGCTTTTTTAATTGTGAGAAACCAATTGTTGCTTACCACAAAGAAATCTGTAAGTTTAGATTTTCTTTATCATGCAGAATGGATctgatttgaaaaatacagctttggCTGTGATGCACTGCTTTCCTCCAATAATGTAGACCCCTTGCTTAACTTTATGTCCTAGAGAACTGGGTTTTCTTAAAGGATTGACCgttgttttaaatgcattattcagtgatgtttttcttcagttgaaCTGTTACGTGCTGCTGATAATGCAATAATGTACAATCCTTTCAGCATGCCCATAAATCAGTAGGTGTTCTGTAaatgtatatgtacacatatgtaATGCTCTCTGTTTACTGATTATGAAACCATGTAATACAGGTTGTTGTTGGCTTATGCTGAAACTTCTTGAAAGAAGCCtactttgaaaatgtgttgCTGTTGAAGCTAATATTATGATTCAGGTACTGTCTTTCAAAAGTACTGCatttcaaatttgttttaagAGACACATAGGTAAATCCTGCTGTATGGTGTTATCTATACTAATGTGTGGTGTCTGTTTAGGAAAACTATTGGGTATTTCCATAAACTTTAAATGTCTGCATCTCCTCATTGGCCACTGCCCTCAATCAACTTAAGTGCAATTTGTTACACAGATGGCAGTCTTTTTAATTCTGGTGTCCCAGGGCTACAGCTTGTGGTTTTAGACTGTGAATGAGAAATCATTTCTAAAATTAACAAGGACTCAAAttactttttgccttttaacTAAAAGCTTTGTGTCTTAACTGGAGAAGTTGGGTGCATAGTTGTGCATactaaactgttttctttcccttcccacatGTTAGACAGAGGGAAGGGCCGGCAGAGGCAAGCTATTTTGGGAGAGCATCCATCATCTTTTAGACATGATGGTTATGGTAAGTAACATAGGCAGGTGGTTATGATTTCTTTGTATGTAATGTGGAATTCTAAATATTCAATTAATGCTGAACTGTGGACCATTACAGCATGAGTAGTTGTGCTGTATATGTGGTGCTGTCAGTCCACATTCTGAAAATGCTAGTGACGGACTGAAATCTATGTGCATTGTTGCAATACCTCTTCCTTCTGCGGAGAGCATGCAGCTTTACAAATTTATCCCTTGGAagaatatttcctttaaattgcTATCACCCTAGCAATGGATGGAAAATGACATCTATATTgggaaagcagttttcttctagaaaatgGCAACACAGCCTGATCATTAGTTTcatgcagcacagagctctttGATGTTCTTGCATGCAAGAATTGTgagctttgtgtttcttctaATTCAGCTAATTCTGAAAAGTTATAGCTGTGTGACTGTATAAGAATGATGTTTTGGAATTAGTGCTATAAAGTGCCACAGTTGTTACCAATGCTATCTGTGCATGATGATCTGTCACTTTCATGTGTTGGGACTTCAGTTTCTCAACCCTGAAGTTCTTGGTCCCAGTTAGATGTGACTTTTCTAGTCATTTTCTCTCAACTGTCAGATGCAGTGTGATTTGTCTTGCCTCTTTATCTGCAAATAGATTTATGATATTTTACAATGTAGGCTAACCTTCTACCTACTCTTTCCAAAGGTTCTTCAAATCTCCAGAATTTCCAAGTTCTACCTTGTATTCACTGatgttcttttttcatttttctgacaTATTCTCTCTTAAGAAGCGTGGCTGTCTCCTCCTATACCACTGTTTAACTCtcattactgcttttttttgctggggaaaaaaggacaaaaggtTCCTTTTATACTTGGCTTATGTGAATTTCACACTATATTTGTCTTGGAACAACAGGGATCATCTCCTTGTCTGTAATACTGATGTTTCTTATAGAAAAGTATTGCATACTAGTAATGTTTcttcatgggggaaaaaaaatagagagaaagATTGTTTATTTCCGCGAAACTTGTCACTTTAGTGAAACATAGGATGGCTTCATTTTGCATTAATGCAGGGGTTTAAGTGTTCCTGTTTCTTCCAATTGAGCTGTTTGTAGAAAGGCAGTTTTCTGACTTCATCTCTTGTCTCTGGAAAAAGAACTGTGTCATCTCGTCTGCTGTCCTCTGGCTAAGAGTTCATTccttctggtttgttttccctaCTATGTAATATTCTTTCTTGGTGTCATGGAGCTCTACAAGTAGATATGGCAATATTGCTGAAGGTttattgtaaatatttcttcCGATAGGTTTATGTTCAAGTATTTTTTGTGATGCAGAGAAGATACTATTTTTATAGTTattgaaataccttttttcaCTTGTATAAAAGCAATACCATGAaacagctccttcctccttgtCTGCTAATGTAAAAAAAGACTTGGAACATTAAAGGGAATAGAAGAACcgggaggtttttttgtttggttggtttttgtgggtggtttaggtttttggtggtgtggttttggttttttttgtaattggaaaaagaattaatgGAAACTGCTGTAATGTTTTTCCCCCGCCTCCTTTAAATACCCATTAGTTATGTGGGCTTTAATGCAAGATTAAGTACTGAAACTTGTTTCATACAATATGAAAGCATGGTCTTTCATCTCCTTAGGGTCACACGGTCCTTTGTTGCCCTTGCCAAGCCGGTACCGAATGGGGTCTCGGGACACTCCAGAACTTGTTGCTTATCCGTTGCCCCAGGCATCTTCCTCTTACATGCATGGTGGAAATCCTTCTGGGTCAGTTGTCATGGTTAGTGGGTTGCATCAGCTAAAGATGAACTGTTCAAGGGTCTTCAACCTGTTCTGCTTGTATGGAAACATTGAGAAGGTAAGGTATAATTTATTAGAAACTTGGAAACTACtatataattttaattgttttggaAAAAGCCTGGTTGAGATGgtctaaaaatatttcctgataATTTATAAAACTCTTTGTTGGGCTGTTgcaatgtcattttttttctcttatctaTCTTAGGTGAAGTTTATGAAGACTATTCCTGGCACAGCACTGGTTGAAATGGGTGATGAGTATGCTGTGGAAAGAGCTGTCACACATCTCAACAATGTCAAGTTATTTGGAAAGAGACTTAATGTCTGGTAAATATGTTTTATCAGATTAATAGTCTACCAGTGGGCAGGTGGAATGAGGTTGCAAACGGAAAATAGCTCATTGTTCTGTTATCAATTTGCaactattatttatttattgctatttattttgtttctgttaataaaGCATATGGGAATTACATGGATTGACTGTTAATAAACTGTATCCCTTAATGTGTCTTAtacatcctttcttttttaaagaaaggtatCAAATCCAACCCATCTGTTCTCCCATTTCAAATTGTTGTAAAGAAATGTCATCTCTGTTCTGGTCAGATCAATAATTTGCATGCAAAGTATGCAAGTCTTAATTATTTAAGAAACTTTAACTATATATATCCTTAAATCCCAGTGTTTCCAAGCAGCATTCAGTAGTTCCAAGCCAGATATTTGAACTGGAGGATGGCACAAGTAGTTACAAGGATTTTGCAATGAGTAAGAATAATCGCTTCACCAGTGCTGGCCAAGCATCTAAGAACATTATCCAACCACCCTCTTGCGTGCTGCATTATTATAACGTTCCCCTGTGTGTAACTGAAGAAACATTTGTAAAGGTAGGCAGTTGAAATGACTGTGACATACAGTGCTTTGGGACTCTATCCTAGCTTTACACTGTGctactttttaaagagaaataagtGGGAGaatggttttttaaaaataggtttgTAGTGGCTCTATACAGAAGCTGCTATATTTTCACAATTCTGGCATTATCCTCTCTTGGAAATAAAGTTGAGGAGCTTaatgtgttggggttttttgtggagGAAAAGACTCACATAAATCCAAATACAGGGAAAGTTAGAACTACAATTCATGAAAGATTTACTGACTCCTTGAGGTGGTTACTGTAATGACTGATGGGATGTTTCAGAATGGAGAGGTGCATGCACCTGAAACAGTTTGCACAGTTCAGTCTTAAATGAACTCTGTATGCTTAAAACATGCAATACTGGGCTTCTCAAGTGGAGGCAGTGGTAAAACTGATGATGATTCAGTTAGTTCTTTTTCAGTTCAATATAAAGATGTTTTTTGAAGCTCTGTCTGAAGGTTAACTCAGGCTCATAAGTGGTGTGCTTGTAAGTTCAGCTTCTGAGCTGCTGTATTGAAATGGGCATGTCAAAAAGAAGagcttgtttttatttaaaaatggtgCTTCAGGTAGTAGTGATAGCAGTACTCTAATGATTTTTTGCCAAAAAATCATTTCTCATGGGACAGCACAGATACAGGAGCCTTGTTTTGCATACTACAGAATGGTGTTCTAAAGAGTTACCAATccaaacatattttgaaaacagtaatttgCCATAAATTCTTGGAAGCTCTCTTAGAGTCAGTATCTTAATTTTTGGAACTTAGAATTTTTGCTAATGTGTTTATGTGCATTTTTAGTGGAGTTTTAcctcttattttatttttgtgacaGTTATGTGAGGATCATGAAGTTCTCAGCTTTATTAAATACAAAGTGTTTGATCCAAAACGTAAGTAAACTTTGACCTGTTTGGGGAGTTACTTGAATTCCAGTTTTGATAAGAACAAAGGAGACTTGACTGATCCCCTCCttcccttatttttatttctcattttgacAGCCTCTGCCAAAACACTGTCTGGTCTGTTGGAATGGGAATGTAAGACAGATGCAGTGGAAGCTCTCACTGTACTTAATCACTACCAGATAAGAGTCCCAAGTAAGTCAATTTTGGTGATTTTActgctataatttttttttctttcatgttgatACTACCTTTGTAAAAGGTGAGGCTTCAGCACCTCAGTCTGCAGCTAGAAATGGTGTTCTTATTGTATCTATTTGTgctattatatatatacacacacataatgTACTATTTATAGTATTCAATCTCTAGTTTAGGTTCTGTTACTTTCTATTTA
Protein-coding regions in this window:
- the HNRNPLL gene encoding heterogeneous nuclear ribonucleoprotein L-like, with translation MSSPSSGERYEEEEEEDGAYESQAKRLKPSAAAEEGEIEYSGAEESESRRDKPPAPRGAGFSGADAGGSHHKVSVSPVVHVRGLCESVVEADLVEALEKFGTICYVMMMPFKRQALVEFENVESAKKCVTFAADEPVYIAGQQAFFNYSTSKRITRPGNTDDPSGGNKVLLLSIQNPLYPITVDVLYTVCNPVGKVQRIVIFKRNGIQAMVEFESVFCAQKAKAALNGADIYAGCCTLKIEYARPTRLNVIRNDNDSWDYTKPYLGRRDRGKGRQRQAILGEHPSSFRHDGYGSHGPLLPLPSRYRMGSRDTPELVAYPLPQASSSYMHGGNPSGSVVMVSGLHQLKMNCSRVFNLFCLYGNIEKVKFMKTIPGTALVEMGDEYAVERAVTHLNNVKLFGKRLNVCVSKQHSVVPSQIFELEDGTSSYKDFAMSKNNRFTSAGQASKNIIQPPSCVLHYYNVPLCVTEETFVKLCEDHEVLSFIKYKVFDPKPSAKTLSGLLEWECKTDAVEALTVLNHYQIRVPNGSNPYTLKLCFSTSSHL